One segment of uncultured Tolumonas sp. DNA contains the following:
- the polA gene encoding DNA polymerase I, which produces MTQTPPLILIDGSSYLFRAFFASQQADLRTSNGEPTGAIRVVTNMLRSLLKQYPDSIVAVVFDAKGKSFRNDMYAEYKAHRPPMPDDLRSQIEPIHQIITAMGLPLLVIDGVEADDVIGTLARQATESQIETLISTGDKDMAQLVSEHVTLMDTMKDQLTDRQGVIDKFGVPPELIVDYLALMGDSSDNIPGMAGVGDKTAVAVLQGVGSIDTISAHPERVAELSFRGAKTFAAKFKEQEAVVRLSQQLATIKTDVELPLSLAELRRHEVQKEALLALYRQFEFKNLVQELESLSEAAVETITPVNVTTQYDTILTAAELTRWLEKLQQVELFAFDIETNSLDYIQAQVVGLSFAVAPGEAAYLPLAHDYLGAPEQLDREQTLAILKPLLEDPTRLKVGQHLKFDRNVLRNHGIQLQGIAFDTMLESYVLNSTASRHNMDDLAKKYLNYTTQTFEDVAGKGVKQLTFNQVELEKAAFYAAEDADITLRLHQTLWPQVEKEPALKALLLEMELPLAEVLSDMERTGALIDPFLLQNQSQQIEVRLAELEAQAHEIAGGPFNLSSPKQLGEVLFEKLLLPVIKKTPKGAPSTAEEVLQELAYDYPLPKLLLEHRSLSKLKSTYTDKLPLMIAQSTGRVHTSYHQAVTATGRLSSTDPNLQNIPVRTEEGRRIRQAFVADQGYKIVAADYSQIELRIMAHLSEDEGLLRAFAQGQDIHRATAAEIMGIEPDAVTSEQRRNAKAINFGLIYGMSAFGLAKQLSIPRHEAQRYMDRYFERYPGVLTYMERTRQQAEQAGYVETLFGRRLYLPDIKAKNMGLRKAAERAAINAPMQGTAADIIKRAMIKLAEWIKGCDTDSIRMVMQVHDELVFEVHEDKLDAYLPVIRQYMMDAASLKVPLEVGIGVGDNWEQAH; this is translated from the coding sequence ATGACTCAGACCCCTCCGTTGATTCTGATTGATGGATCATCCTATCTTTTCCGGGCTTTTTTTGCTTCTCAGCAGGCCGATTTGCGTACCTCCAACGGTGAACCAACCGGTGCCATTCGAGTGGTCACCAACATGCTGCGGAGTCTGTTGAAACAATATCCGGACTCTATTGTTGCGGTAGTTTTTGACGCCAAAGGCAAAAGCTTTCGTAATGACATGTATGCGGAATACAAAGCGCACCGGCCTCCGATGCCTGATGATTTACGCAGCCAGATCGAGCCAATTCATCAAATTATTACCGCGATGGGTTTACCGTTGTTAGTGATTGATGGTGTTGAGGCCGATGACGTCATTGGCACGCTGGCGCGTCAGGCCACTGAATCACAAATCGAAACGCTGATCAGTACCGGTGATAAAGACATGGCTCAGCTGGTGTCAGAACATGTCACGCTGATGGATACCATGAAAGATCAGCTCACCGATCGGCAGGGTGTTATTGATAAGTTTGGCGTGCCACCAGAGTTGATCGTCGATTATCTGGCCTTGATGGGCGACAGTTCTGACAATATTCCGGGTATGGCCGGGGTGGGTGATAAGACGGCGGTCGCGGTATTACAAGGTGTGGGTAGCATCGACACCATTTCCGCACACCCAGAGCGAGTGGCTGAACTTAGTTTTCGCGGTGCCAAAACATTTGCTGCAAAATTTAAAGAACAGGAAGCGGTGGTTCGCCTTTCGCAGCAACTAGCTACCATCAAAACGGATGTCGAATTGCCACTGTCACTGGCTGAGTTGCGTCGTCACGAGGTGCAGAAAGAGGCTTTGTTAGCACTTTATCGTCAGTTTGAATTTAAGAATCTGGTACAGGAACTGGAAAGCCTCAGTGAAGCGGCTGTTGAAACAATCACTCCCGTTAATGTTACAACCCAGTACGACACGATTCTGACGGCAGCAGAGCTGACACGCTGGCTGGAAAAATTACAGCAAGTAGAACTATTTGCGTTCGATATTGAAACTAATTCGCTGGATTATATTCAGGCGCAGGTGGTCGGTTTGTCATTCGCGGTGGCTCCCGGTGAAGCAGCTTATTTGCCTTTAGCGCATGATTATCTGGGCGCCCCTGAACAGCTCGATCGTGAGCAGACATTAGCCATCTTAAAACCACTGCTGGAAGATCCGACGCGCCTGAAAGTCGGGCAACACCTGAAGTTTGATCGGAATGTGTTGCGAAATCATGGCATTCAGCTGCAAGGCATTGCGTTTGATACTATGCTGGAGTCGTATGTGCTGAACTCCACCGCCTCACGCCATAACATGGATGATCTGGCGAAAAAGTATCTGAATTACACCACGCAAACCTTCGAAGATGTCGCGGGGAAAGGGGTAAAACAGCTGACCTTTAATCAAGTTGAGCTGGAAAAGGCCGCGTTTTATGCCGCCGAAGATGCCGATATCACGCTGCGCTTACACCAAACTCTGTGGCCACAAGTTGAGAAAGAACCGGCGTTAAAAGCTTTACTGCTGGAGATGGAATTGCCGCTGGCAGAAGTGCTGTCGGATATGGAACGTACCGGTGCACTCATCGATCCGTTCCTGTTGCAAAACCAAAGTCAGCAAATTGAAGTACGTCTGGCAGAGTTGGAAGCGCAGGCGCATGAGATCGCCGGTGGCCCATTTAACTTAAGCTCACCGAAACAACTGGGTGAAGTGTTGTTTGAAAAGCTGCTGCTGCCGGTGATCAAGAAAACGCCAAAGGGCGCACCGTCAACAGCCGAAGAAGTGTTGCAGGAATTGGCATACGACTATCCGCTGCCGAAGTTGTTGCTCGAGCACCGCAGTTTATCGAAGCTGAAATCGACCTATACCGATAAGTTGCCGTTGATGATCGCACAATCTACCGGACGAGTGCACACCTCCTATCATCAGGCGGTAACGGCGACTGGGCGTTTATCGTCGACTGATCCTAATTTGCAAAATATACCAGTGCGCACGGAAGAAGGGCGCCGGATCCGTCAGGCGTTTGTTGCTGATCAAGGCTACAAAATTGTTGCTGCCGACTACTCGCAAATCGAATTGCGCATCATGGCGCATTTATCCGAAGACGAAGGTTTGTTGCGGGCGTTTGCACAGGGGCAGGATATTCACCGGGCGACGGCTGCCGAGATCATGGGCATTGAACCCGATGCCGTAACCAGTGAACAACGACGGAATGCCAAAGCCATTAACTTCGGTTTGATCTATGGTATGAGCGCCTTTGGTCTGGCGAAGCAACTGAGCATTCCGCGTCATGAAGCGCAACGTTATATGGATCGTTATTTTGAGCGTTATCCAGGTGTACTGACCTATATGGAAAGAACCCGTCAGCAGGCGGAACAAGCCGGTTACGTTGAAACACTGTTTGGTCGCCGCTTGTATCTGCCGGATATCAAAGCAAAAAACATGGGGCTGCGTAAGGCTGCGGAACGTGCGGCGATCAACGCGCCAATGCAGGGAACGGCGGCAGATATTATCAAACGTGCGATGATCAAACTGGCAGAGTGGATCAAGGGTTGTGACACGGATTCGATCCGCATGGTCATGCAGGTACACGATGAATTGGTGTTTGAAGTGCACGAAGACAAGCTGGATGCGTATCTACCGGTGATCCGGCAATACATGATGGATGCCGCCAGCCTTAAAGTGCCGCTGGAGGTAGGTATTGGTGTCGGTGATAACTGGGAGCAAGCGCACTAA
- the yihA gene encoding ribosome biogenesis GTP-binding protein YihA/YsxC codes for MDTPLLNFNKVHFVTSAPDIRHLPNDGGIEIAFAGRSNAGKSSALNALTQQRQLARTSKTPGRTQLINLFELEPGKRLVDLPGYGYAQVPIEMKLKWQAALSEYLQKRESLHALVLLMDIRHPLKDLDLQMLEWASNSDLNILVLLTKADKLNANPRRAIVQQVRKATLVFGDNVKVEAFSSLKGIGVPEVTRILSDWYQPEIDPDAIADDAE; via the coding sequence TTGGATACACCGCTGCTGAATTTTAATAAGGTGCATTTTGTTACCAGTGCACCGGACATTCGTCATCTTCCTAATGACGGTGGCATTGAGATCGCCTTTGCCGGTCGTTCCAACGCAGGTAAATCATCTGCACTGAATGCATTAACACAGCAAAGACAATTAGCCCGCACCAGTAAAACCCCGGGCCGTACTCAGCTGATCAACTTGTTTGAGCTGGAACCCGGCAAACGTTTAGTCGACTTGCCTGGCTACGGTTATGCGCAAGTACCGATCGAGATGAAGCTGAAATGGCAGGCGGCATTATCAGAATATCTGCAGAAACGTGAATCACTGCATGCGCTGGTATTGTTGATGGATATCCGTCATCCGCTGAAAGATCTCGATCTACAAATGCTGGAATGGGCATCGAACAGCGATCTGAATATTCTGGTGCTGTTAACGAAAGCCGATAAATTGAATGCCAACCCACGTCGGGCCATTGTGCAGCAAGTGCGTAAAGCCACACTGGTGTTTGGTGATAATGTGAAAGTGGAAGCTTTCTCATCATTGAAAGGTATTGGTGTGCCTGAAGTGACCCGAATTTTATCCGACTGGTATCAACCTGAAATCGATCCAGATGCCATTGCGGACGACGCCGAATAA
- a CDS encoding DUF3334 family protein translates to MKKNKPITTEDILIKLCNSVKNVLSAAAQTPIDYSPMIQRITKTSLKPDIGCFVVFDGAFSGLVVINFSAAAALEVYQSYLMQMGIPKEELATQHTSDEVGNVMGELMNQILGDFTGKVSHELKTHITQSQPKMLTINKQVLLSIDTNLDRPQARRVSFYTGKNNIFYLELAIDRTEFIQLHDFETNQELDPDAILAAEASKQDSPEEKIVYNNGNNDSDDLLASLGL, encoded by the coding sequence ATGAAAAAGAACAAACCCATCACCACCGAAGATATTCTGATCAAATTATGTAATTCCGTTAAAAACGTTCTCTCAGCGGCGGCACAAACACCCATTGATTATTCCCCGATGATCCAACGGATCACCAAAACCAGTCTGAAACCAGATATCGGTTGTTTTGTGGTGTTTGATGGCGCATTTTCCGGTTTGGTGGTGATCAATTTCTCCGCTGCCGCCGCGCTGGAAGTGTATCAAAGCTATCTGATGCAGATGGGCATCCCGAAAGAAGAACTGGCAACCCAACATACGTCTGATGAAGTCGGTAATGTCATGGGTGAGCTGATGAACCAGATCCTCGGTGATTTCACTGGTAAAGTCAGCCATGAATTGAAAACTCATATCACACAAAGCCAGCCGAAAATGCTAACCATCAACAAACAAGTCTTGCTGTCAATTGATACCAATCTCGATCGTCCGCAAGCGCGCCGGGTCTCTTTTTATACCGGCAAAAACAATATCTTCTATCTGGAACTGGCGATTGATCGTACCGAATTTATTCAATTACACGATTTTGAAACTAATCAGGAATTAGATCCGGATGCCATTCTGGCCGCTGAAGCGTCAAAACAAGACAGCCCGGAAGAAAAAATTGTCTATAACAATGGTAATAACGATTCCGACGATCTCTTAGCCTCGCTGGGCTTGTAA
- the tssI gene encoding type VI secretion system tip protein TssI/VgrG has protein sequence MWFFSANEAQFLFTVDGCSEELGVLRFSGEEALGQNYRFEIDVVCDSEALDIMVLQHQTARLILQNRPHPRFIHGIVLSAGHIKTDNHHHHYRFQLVPQAELLHYRTDQRIFQQQSVTDIIQQIWQQAGLNPAALRVQTTRTQPLLTYCVQYGETDLHFLQRLCEWHGLFYYFEHTANQHTMVLVDGQEHCPKVDPVSYQPDSGQNPDHPVLTQFDWRFTATADQSTVNEYDFTRPRFDLTGHTAHARHEWYQYATQHDAQSLAATQASLILAQQQHKHQRIFARSNVRAIYPGSFLPVTAHPQPALNLMWLVVSIQHAGEQPQVLKELTEGRSHYQNHMVLHHKNAPFALPCTHEKPQPRGFQTALVTGPEEQEIYTDEYGRIKVQFHWDREDRRGEKSSCWLRAAQGWAGAGYGQQFLPRVGQEVIVAFLEHDIDRPYVIGCVHNAVNASPVQYPANQSQSGFRTHSSPDDCGFNELRFEDKKGQEQIVLHAQRNWYRKVKRTSRTEIGADEHHMIGGKEIRQTSGETHLTVNKNRVTNISGHQDLHILQNHHLHINEKWLAKVDQELHVTAGQTMVLEATTAMSFDAGGSTLLLDSSGIKLQGASIRINSGGSCSPALTPNIPSLAELKTPTTSK, from the coding sequence ATGTGGTTCTTTTCTGCAAACGAAGCACAGTTTTTATTTACCGTCGATGGCTGCAGTGAAGAATTGGGTGTATTACGTTTTTCTGGCGAAGAGGCATTAGGACAAAACTACCGTTTTGAAATTGATGTGGTCTGTGATTCAGAAGCGCTGGATATCATGGTATTGCAGCATCAAACCGCGCGTCTGATTTTACAAAACAGACCACACCCCCGTTTTATCCATGGCATCGTGTTGAGTGCTGGTCATATCAAAACGGATAATCACCATCATCACTACCGCTTTCAGCTTGTCCCACAAGCAGAATTGCTGCACTACCGAACCGATCAACGAATATTCCAGCAACAATCTGTCACCGATATTATTCAACAGATCTGGCAACAAGCCGGATTAAACCCCGCCGCATTACGCGTACAAACTACTCGCACACAGCCATTGCTCACCTATTGCGTACAATACGGTGAAACCGACCTGCACTTCTTACAGCGATTATGTGAATGGCATGGCCTGTTCTACTATTTTGAACACACCGCAAACCAGCATACGATGGTGTTGGTCGATGGTCAGGAACATTGTCCTAAGGTTGATCCAGTCAGTTATCAGCCCGACTCCGGGCAGAACCCCGATCATCCGGTACTGACCCAATTCGACTGGCGATTCACCGCCACTGCCGATCAATCTACGGTGAACGAATATGATTTCACCCGCCCCCGATTTGATCTCACCGGTCATACCGCACATGCCCGACATGAATGGTATCAGTACGCCACCCAACACGATGCACAGTCACTAGCGGCTACTCAAGCCAGTTTGATCCTCGCTCAGCAACAACACAAACATCAGCGTATTTTTGCACGCAGTAATGTACGAGCTATCTATCCCGGTAGCTTCCTGCCTGTGACCGCGCATCCACAACCTGCATTAAATCTGATGTGGCTAGTGGTTTCTATTCAACATGCAGGCGAACAACCACAAGTTTTAAAAGAATTAACTGAAGGTCGCAGCCACTATCAAAACCACATGGTGCTGCATCATAAAAATGCACCGTTCGCACTGCCCTGCACACATGAAAAACCACAACCTCGTGGTTTTCAAACCGCGCTGGTTACCGGCCCAGAGGAGCAGGAAATTTATACCGACGAATATGGTCGTATCAAAGTGCAATTTCATTGGGATCGGGAAGACCGTCGCGGTGAAAAATCCAGTTGTTGGTTGCGTGCCGCGCAAGGCTGGGCCGGCGCTGGTTACGGTCAGCAATTTTTGCCGCGAGTTGGCCAGGAAGTGATCGTAGCCTTCTTAGAACATGACATTGATCGCCCCTACGTCATTGGTTGTGTGCACAATGCCGTGAATGCCTCACCCGTTCAATATCCTGCCAACCAGTCACAAAGTGGCTTTCGCACCCATTCCAGCCCTGATGACTGTGGTTTTAATGAGCTGCGCTTTGAAGATAAAAAAGGCCAGGAACAAATTGTGCTACATGCGCAACGGAACTGGTATCGCAAAGTAAAACGCACCAGCCGTACTGAGATTGGCGCGGATGAGCATCATATGATCGGTGGAAAAGAGATACGCCAGACATCCGGTGAAACACATCTAACTGTTAATAAAAATCGTGTGACGAATATATCCGGCCATCAAGATCTTCATATCTTACAAAATCACCATCTACATATTAATGAAAAATGGTTAGCCAAAGTTGATCAAGAGTTGCACGTAACAGCAGGACAAACAATGGTTTTAGAAGCCACAACAGCCATGAGTTTTGATGCTGGCGGCAGTACATTATTACTCGATAGTTCGGGTATTAAACTGCAAGGAGCCAGCATTCGTATCAACAGTGGTGGCAGTTGTAGCCCTGCATTGACACCGAATATTCCAAGTCTTGCTGAACTAAAAACCCCAACTACGTCAAAATAA
- a CDS encoding Hcp family type VI secretion system effector, whose protein sequence is MPTPAYMTINGEKQGLITAGTFTEASVGNIYQEGHEDEVMVQGFEHQVVLPRDPQSGQPSGQRVHKPVKISKVFDKCSPLIYNSLTSGERLPSVKIKWYRTSAAGTQEHYFTTELTDAIVVDVQARMPNCQDPSLAHFTHLEDIYMTYRAIKWTHEVSGTSGSDDWRSPVSA, encoded by the coding sequence ATGCCAACTCCCGCGTATATGACCATTAACGGTGAAAAACAGGGTCTGATCACCGCCGGTACATTTACTGAAGCCTCTGTAGGGAATATCTATCAGGAAGGCCACGAAGATGAAGTCATGGTGCAGGGTTTTGAACATCAGGTGGTCTTACCGCGTGACCCTCAATCAGGTCAGCCATCCGGTCAGCGCGTACATAAACCGGTCAAAATCAGTAAGGTTTTCGATAAATGTTCCCCGCTGATTTATAACTCTTTGACGTCCGGCGAACGTCTGCCAAGCGTGAAAATCAAATGGTACCGTACCTCTGCAGCAGGTACACAAGAGCATTATTTCACCACTGAACTAACCGATGCCATCGTGGTCGACGTACAAGCGCGCATGCCCAATTGCCAAGATCCATCTCTGGCTCATTTCACGCATCTGGAAGACATCTATATGACTTATCGTGCTATCAAATGGACTCATGAAGTCTCCGGCACTTCTGGTTCGGATGACTGGCGCTCACCCGTTTCGGCTTAA
- a CDS encoding cytochrome b/b6 domain-containing protein: MEFSSEKVKVWDAFVRIFHWTVVTLFFCNYLLSDRGMPFARGNTLHRYAGYIVIGFVLARLIWGVIGSKNARFKNFIPNPAEFMAYMRAMLRGEHPYYEGHNPAGAVMIVCLLSGLLLTGLTGWLSTLGDAFDGWQATVASATDFIDWGNVHEFFANLTMLGAGIHITAVVLVSHLTRENLVHAMLSGYKKKPK, encoded by the coding sequence ATGGAATTTTCATCCGAAAAAGTCAAAGTATGGGATGCGTTTGTACGTATATTCCACTGGACTGTAGTCACCCTGTTCTTCTGCAACTATCTGTTGTCAGATCGAGGTATGCCCTTTGCACGTGGAAATACCTTACACCGCTATGCTGGGTATATCGTGATTGGTTTTGTGCTTGCACGTTTGATCTGGGGTGTCATCGGCTCCAAAAATGCCCGTTTCAAAAATTTCATTCCGAACCCGGCTGAATTTATGGCGTATATGCGAGCCATGTTGCGGGGTGAACATCCGTATTATGAAGGGCATAACCCGGCCGGTGCGGTCATGATCGTCTGCTTGCTAAGTGGTTTATTATTGACCGGCCTGACTGGTTGGTTATCAACACTCGGCGATGCCTTTGACGGTTGGCAAGCCACCGTAGCGTCCGCCACCGATTTTATTGATTGGGGCAATGTACATGAATTTTTTGCCAACCTGACCATGTTAGGTGCCGGTATTCATATTACCGCGGTGGTACTGGTCAGCCACCTGACCCGTGAAAATCTGGTACATGCCATGCTAAGTGGTTATAAGAAAAAGCCCAAATAA
- a CDS encoding DUF3857 domain-containing protein gives MKFKFGILVGLLVCGQVVQAEEDNTSPLLKIVHSQVNYQLNADGSYTKTEEQIIQPLTKEGVEMIASDSLGFSSKREQFTAIHAYTQKADGRKLMVSDDKIFTQEDPAAQGAPQYSDYKYRSFAYPDVEVGDQVVLQSTLKVTEGSFKNHFTETESVNPAVVVDLAEVSLSQPVSMPALKLDVRGWQASKVVEKDGQRHYYWSYRQPKASQIHGDDYVSAMDYAPLIVMSSFADWKQLAAAYHQGSADKALPTESIRQLADKITAGKTKRDDQAKALYDWVRVNIRYVGIWLGNGGIVPHKAEDILQNRYGDCKDKATLLQALLAAKDIPSQQVLINLGSSFYRAKVANSVSFNHAILYVPELKTYLDATAELIPFGSLPFDDSGKPVLREDGTLATTPLTAAQSDALRISSNLELNSEGKWTGKTQIQALGSYNLALRGMVLGIDPHREDQFVKQHLRFGLQRGSGTLHKTDPYALNDSYQISSDYRLSNHMPMKQYGAFPVPAGFAAPTNLVDYLYLTEAPMRKLNRVCHPSSVVEETTIRLPDNLKVQFLPQDQDIARGRFHYMAKYKQQGNQIKVVRQALDTGKVGVCIPDEVAQLHEIAQVLSEDLNAQIGYQPVTQKQG, from the coding sequence ATGAAATTCAAGTTCGGCATTTTGGTTGGTTTACTTGTTTGTGGGCAGGTAGTTCAAGCGGAAGAGGACAACACTTCACCATTGTTGAAGATTGTTCATTCGCAGGTAAATTATCAGTTAAATGCCGATGGCTCTTATACCAAAACGGAAGAGCAGATCATCCAGCCGCTGACCAAAGAAGGGGTGGAGATGATCGCCAGTGATAGTTTGGGTTTCAGCAGTAAACGGGAACAATTTACTGCGATCCATGCTTACACCCAAAAAGCAGATGGCCGCAAACTGATGGTGAGTGACGATAAGATTTTCACTCAGGAAGATCCGGCGGCACAAGGTGCACCGCAATATTCCGATTATAAATATCGCTCGTTTGCTTACCCTGACGTCGAAGTGGGCGATCAGGTGGTGTTGCAATCAACCCTCAAAGTTACAGAAGGCTCATTTAAAAACCATTTTACGGAAACGGAATCGGTGAATCCGGCGGTGGTGGTGGATCTGGCTGAAGTCTCATTGTCACAACCGGTCAGCATGCCCGCATTGAAGTTGGATGTCCGCGGTTGGCAAGCCAGCAAAGTAGTGGAAAAAGATGGTCAACGTCATTATTACTGGAGTTATCGCCAACCGAAAGCAAGCCAAATCCACGGTGATGATTATGTGTCCGCAATGGATTATGCCCCATTGATCGTGATGAGTTCTTTTGCTGACTGGAAACAACTGGCTGCGGCTTATCATCAAGGCTCTGCTGATAAAGCGCTGCCTACTGAGTCAATTCGTCAACTGGCTGATAAAATTACTGCCGGTAAAACGAAACGAGATGATCAGGCAAAAGCATTGTATGACTGGGTTCGGGTCAACATTCGTTACGTGGGGATCTGGCTGGGTAACGGTGGGATAGTGCCGCATAAAGCCGAAGATATTCTGCAAAATCGTTATGGTGACTGTAAAGACAAGGCCACCTTGTTACAGGCATTGCTGGCTGCAAAAGATATTCCTAGTCAGCAGGTGTTGATCAATTTGGGCAGCAGTTTTTATCGCGCTAAAGTGGCCAATTCAGTGAGTTTCAATCATGCCATTTTATATGTGCCAGAGTTGAAAACGTATTTGGATGCCACCGCGGAGTTGATCCCATTTGGTTCACTGCCTTTTGATGACAGCGGCAAACCGGTGTTGCGTGAAGACGGTACTTTGGCGACCACACCACTGACCGCAGCACAAAGTGATGCGTTACGAATTTCCAGTAATCTGGAGCTGAACAGTGAAGGCAAGTGGACCGGTAAAACACAGATCCAGGCGTTAGGCTCTTATAATCTGGCACTGCGCGGCATGGTGCTGGGGATTGATCCACATCGTGAAGATCAATTTGTGAAACAACACCTGCGGTTTGGTTTGCAACGCGGCAGTGGGACGTTACACAAAACAGATCCTTATGCGTTGAATGACTCTTACCAAATCAGCTCAGATTATCGTTTAAGCAACCATATGCCGATGAAACAATACGGTGCGTTCCCGGTGCCTGCTGGTTTTGCTGCGCCGACCAATCTGGTTGATTATCTGTATTTGACTGAAGCACCAATGCGGAAGCTGAATCGGGTATGCCATCCATCCAGTGTGGTGGAAGAAACCACGATCCGTTTGCCGGATAATCTGAAAGTGCAATTCTTACCGCAGGATCAGGATATTGCCCGTGGTCGTTTCCACTACATGGCAAAATATAAACAGCAAGGCAATCAAATCAAAGTTGTACGTCAAGCGTTGGACACCGGTAAAGTCGGAGTGTGTATACCGGATGAAGTCGCGCAACTGCATGAAATTGCGCAGGTGTTAAGTGAAGACCTGAATGCTCAGATTGGTTATCAACCGGTTACGCAAAAACAGGGATGA
- a CDS encoding aspartate aminotransferase family protein, with translation MNNPLIYSTNNRNGNPETQRWQAMDAAHHLHPFSDAVALNAQGSRVITKGDGVYLYDSEGNKIFDAMSGLWCVNIGYGRKELAEAAYNQMLELPFYNTFFKTTHPPVAELSELVTKVAPTGFNHIFYTNSGSEGNDTVIRMVRHYWASIGQPKKKVIISRSNAYHGSTIGGASLSGMDYMHAQGDLPIPNITHIEQPYWYANGGDLSPEEYGVKAARELEKKILEVGVENVAAFIGEPVQGAGGIIIPPTTYWPEIQRICGHYGILLIADEVICGFGRTGEWFGSDYFGIKPHLMTIAKGLSSGYMPIGGVLVHDSIAEVLMQAGDFNHGFTYSGHPVACAVAAANIRILQKERIIEKMKAEVMPYAHQRWHDAFDDHPLVDDVRSLGYFFAITLVENKASRKRFTNGDALALQCRDVCFKNNLIMRATHDSMIAAPPLVMTRKQVDEFVDLARRCIDEFQHQLVNR, from the coding sequence ATGAATAACCCACTGATTTACTCAACTAATAATCGCAACGGCAACCCCGAAACCCAACGCTGGCAGGCGATGGATGCCGCACACCACTTGCACCCGTTTTCGGATGCTGTCGCTTTAAATGCACAAGGCAGCCGCGTGATCACCAAAGGCGATGGTGTTTATCTCTATGATTCAGAAGGGAATAAGATCTTCGATGCCATGTCGGGGTTGTGGTGTGTCAACATCGGTTACGGGCGCAAAGAGCTGGCCGAAGCCGCGTACAACCAGATGTTAGAGCTGCCGTTTTACAATACCTTTTTCAAAACCACCCACCCGCCCGTAGCTGAGTTATCGGAACTGGTCACCAAAGTCGCACCGACCGGTTTTAACCATATTTTTTATACCAACTCCGGTTCGGAAGGTAATGACACCGTGATCCGCATGGTGCGCCATTACTGGGCCAGCATTGGCCAACCGAAGAAAAAGGTCATCATCTCGCGCTCTAACGCCTATCACGGCTCCACCATCGGTGGCGCCAGCCTGAGCGGCATGGATTACATGCACGCGCAGGGCGATCTGCCGATCCCCAATATCACGCATATTGAACAGCCGTATTGGTATGCCAATGGCGGTGATTTATCGCCGGAAGAGTACGGCGTTAAAGCGGCACGTGAACTGGAGAAAAAAATCCTCGAAGTCGGTGTTGAGAACGTGGCCGCGTTTATCGGCGAACCCGTGCAAGGTGCCGGCGGCATCATCATTCCCCCCACCACCTACTGGCCAGAAATTCAACGCATCTGCGGTCACTACGGCATTTTGCTGATTGCCGATGAGGTGATCTGCGGTTTTGGCCGCACAGGTGAATGGTTTGGCAGCGACTATTTCGGCATCAAACCGCATTTGATGACCATTGCGAAAGGGCTATCATCCGGTTATATGCCGATTGGCGGCGTACTGGTGCACGACAGCATTGCCGAAGTGCTGATGCAGGCCGGCGATTTCAACCACGGCTTTACCTACTCCGGTCATCCGGTGGCGTGTGCGGTAGCGGCGGCAAATATCCGCATTTTGCAAAAAGAGCGCATCATCGAAAAGATGAAAGCGGAAGTGATGCCCTATGCCCACCAGCGCTGGCATGATGCGTTTGATGACCACCCGCTGGTCGATGATGTGCGCAGTCTCGGTTATTTCTTTGCGATAACACTAGTGGAAAATAAAGCCAGCCGTAAACGCTTTACCAATGGCGATGCGCTGGCGCTGCAATGCCGCGATGTCTGCTTTAAAAACAACCTCATCATGCGCGCTACCCACGACAGCATGATCGCCGCACCGCCATTAGTGATGACGCGCAAGCAGGTCGATGAATTTGTTGATCTAGCGCGACGTTGTATCGATGAGTTTCAGCATCAGCTCGTTAACCGTTAA